The DNA segment AAAATTTTACATTTACCCTGTTTTCTATTTTCAATACCTTAGCCTTAATTTGCAATAGAAAAATAAATCGCCTATTATAATAAAGAGAATATTAATGAACTTATACAAACTTTTAATGGAGGATTGCATAATGAAACAGTGGCAGAAATTCAAAACATTATTATCAAAACATAAATTACTCAGTGGTTTAGGTACTGCTGTTATTGTTTTTATATTAACTCTTATATTTAATCCCCCAACATCAGAAAAAGAAGGAAGTCAGGTAGCAGAAGGGGGAAACATAACTAATGTCACAGGAGGAAACAATGTCCAAATTCATCAAGAGATTACTAATAATTATAACTTCACAGAAGAACAAGTATATGAAATACGAAAAAAACGAATTGACCAAGTTTTATTAGAAAAAGAGAACACAGTAAAAGAATTACAAGAAATCAATACAAAACTCCAAAGTGGGGCTATCAAGGACAACCTGCTGATAACACTATTAAAAGAAAAAGCGACTAGATTAGAGAAAGAAAATTATCGCATAAACAACGAATTAAAAGAACTAAAAAATACAACAGCCGCCACATACAAACAAACAATACAATTAAAACAAGAAATCGAAAAAAACCTTCTTACTTTACAATCAAAACAACCTAAAGCAGAAATAGCTCAAGTTTTAAAAGAGCTACGTAATAATCCTGATACTCGGAAAACAGAAAAAGACCTTGATGAAATTGTTGAATCAGGAGCTAAAGAAATCGCCCCAGCAGCTTATGAAAGCGGTAGATTAGCAGAAAACCGTGTGGATTACCGCAAAGCAATGAAAGCATTTACTAAAGCGGTAATACTTGATGAAAACAACCCTGATTATTTACTTAAAGCAGCACAAATGGCAACAAAAGTAGGTGATTTTGACCAAGCAAAACAATGGTTTGAAAAACTGATTGAACTTACTCAACACGATACCAATAGCCTTGATTATGCAAATGCTCAAGGCGGACTGGCTGGGGTCTTTTATGAACAAGGCAAGTATGATAAAGCTGAGCCTTTATACAACAGGGCTTTGGTAATCAGAGAAAAGGCTTTGGGTGAAAATCATCCTGATGTGGCAACCACATTAAATAATCTCGCAGCACTATATTACGCACAAGGCGAGTATGCTAAAGCGGAGCCTTTGTACAACAGGGTTTTGGTAATCAGAGAAAAGGCTTTGGGTGAAAATCATCCTGATGTGGCAACCACATTAAATAATCTCGCACTTTTATATAAAGCACAAGGCGAGTATGCTAAAGCAGAGCCTTTGTACAAAAGGTCTTTAGCAATAAAAGAAAAGGCTTTGGGGGAAAATCATCCTTCTGTGGCAACCACATTAAATAATCTTGCACTTTTATATAAAAAACAAGGCGAGTATGCTAAAGCAGAGCCTTTGTACAAAAAGGCTTTAAATATCTTGCACAAAATATTTCCTAAGGGTCACCCTGATATTGATATTATAGAAAGCAACTATGAAATGCTAAAAAACAAAAAATAGAACATAAGAATAAATCTAATACTAAAAAAGAAAACCCATCTATAAAACTAGATGGGTTTCTTAATATTCTGTTAAGGGTATATCTTGTGATACACCCTTTAGCATTGTGCTTAAATAAATCTAATTATTTAACAATTTTAGCAACAACACCCGCACCTACTGTACGTCCACCTTCACGGATAGCGAAGCGTAAACCTTCGTCCATTGCGATTGGGTGAATTAGGCTTACTACCATTTGAATGTTATCACCTGGCATTACCATTTCTACACCTTCTGGTAATTCGATAGTACCAGTTACGTCAGTTGTGCGGAAGTAGAACTGTGGACGGTAACCTTTAAAGAATGGAGTGTGACGTCCACCTTCATCTTTACTTAATACATAAACTTCTGATGTGAAGTCTGTGTGTGGCGTGATTGAACCTGGTTTAGCAAGTACTTGACCACGTTCGATTTCTTCACGTTTTGTACCACGTAATAATGCACCTACGTTCTCACCAGCACGACCTTCGTCTAGTAATTTACGGAACATTTCAACACCCGTTACAACTGTTCTTGTTGTATCTTTGATACCAACGATTTCTACTTCATCACCAGTACGAACGATACCACGCTCAACACGACCAGTTACTACTGTACCACGACCTGAAATTGAGAATACATCTTCAATTGGTAATAGGAATGGTTGGTCAATTGCACGTTCTGGCTCTGGAATGTAGCTATCTAAATGGTCTGCTAATTCAAGGATTTTTTCTTCCCATTCTGCTTCGCCTTCTAATGCTTTTAATGCTGAACCACGAACGATTGGTGTATCATCACCTGGGAAGTCATAGTCAGAAAGAAGTTCACGTACTTCCATTTCAACTAATTCTAATAATTCTTCATCATCAACCATATCACATTTGTTTAAGAATACGATGATGTATGGAACACCTACTTGGCGACCTAAAAGGATGTGCTCACGAGTTTGTGGCATTGGACCATCAGTTGCAGCAACTACTAAGATTGCTCCGTCCATCTGTGCAGCACCAGTGATCATATTTTTCACATAGTCCGCGTGTCCTGGACAGTCAACGTGTGCATAGTGACGAGTTTCTGTATCATACTCAACGTGTGAAGTATTGATAGTGATACCACGCGCTTTTTCTTCTGGCGCATTATCGATTTGTGCGAAATCACGCGCTTCACCACCTGTTTTTTTAGCTAAAACAGTTGTGATTGCAGCAGTTAACGTTGTTTTACCGTGGTCAACGTGACCGATTGTACCCACATTTACGTGTGGCTTAGTACGTTCAAATTTTTGTTTAGACATTTGTCAATTTTCCTAGAAAAAGGATCTATAACACTTGATGTGTTATAGATCGGTTTATAAAATTACTTCTTACGAGCTTCAATAATTGCTTCTGCAATATTTCTTGGTGCTTCTGCGTATTTCAATGGTTCCATTGAGTATGATGCACGACCTTGTGTTTGTGAACGAAGATCCGTTGCATATCCGAACATTTCAGATAATGGAACTTGTGCACGAACTGTTTTACCAAGACCAGTATCATCCATACCTTCAACTAAACCACGACGACGGTTTAAGTCACCAATTACATCACCCATATACTCTTCTGGAGTTTCTACTTCAACTTTCATTAATGGTTCAAGTAGTATAGGCTCTGCTTTACCAAATGCTGATTTAAATGCTAATGATGCAGCTAATTTAAATGCTAATTCAGATGAATCCACATCATGGTATGAACCGAAGTGTAAACGAACACCGATATCAACTACTGGGTAACCCGCTAATGGACCAGATTTAAGCTGTTCTTGGATACCTTTATCAACTGCAGGAATATATTCACTTGGAATTACCCCACCTTTGATTTCATTGATAAACTCGTAACCTGGACCATCTTCCACTGCTTCTAATGGATATAAGTCGATCACTACGTGACCATATTGACCACGACCACCAGATTGTTTTGCGTGTTTACCTTCAACATCATTAACTCGTGTACGGATTGTTTCACGGTAAGATACTTGTGGTTTACCAACGTTCGCTTCAACTTTAAATTCACGACGCATACGGTCAACGATGATATCTAAGTGTAATTCACCCATACCTGAAATGATGGTTTCACCAGACTCTTCATCAGTGTGAACTCGGAACGAAGGATCTTCTTGTGCTAAACGACCCAATGCTAGACCCATTTTTTCTTGGTCGGCTTTGGTTTTTGGTTCAACAGCAACAGAAATTACTGGTTCTGGGAATTCCATACGCTCAAGAATAATTGGTTTATTAAGATCACAAAGCGTGTCACCTGTAGTCACATCTTTTAAGCCGATTGCTGCAGCGATATCGCCAGCACGAACTTCTTTGATTTCTTCACGCTTGTTTGAATGCATCTGTACGATACGACCAAAACGCTCACGTTTTTGACGTACAGAGTTCATTACTGTATCACCAGAGTTAACCACACCAGAATATACACGGAAGAAAGTTAAGTTACCTACGAATGGGTCTGTTGCAATTTTGAATGCTAATGCAGCAAAAGGTTCGTTATCATCTGCATTACGCTCACCTTCTGTTTCATCAAGGTTAATACCTTTAATTGCTGGAACTTCGGTTGGAGCTGGTAAATAATCAATAACTGCATCAAGCATTGCTTGAACACCTTTATTTTTGAATGCTGAACCACAAGTTACAAGAATAATCTCATTTGCAAGAACACGTTTACGTAAACCAGCTTTGATTTCTTCTTCAGTTAACTCTTCACCACCAAAGTATTTATCCATTAACTCATCAGATGATTCTGCAGCAGCTTCAACTAATTTACCACGCCACTCTTCACAAGCTTCAAACATATCTGCTGGAATATCATCATAGGTAAATGTCATACCCATATCTTCTTCATTCCAGTTGATTGCTTTCATTTTAACTAAATCAACCACACCTTTGAAGTTTTCTTCAGCACCGATAGGAAGTTGAAGAGTTATCGCTTCACCACCTAAACGTGTTTTAATTTGTTCAACAACACGTAGGAAGTTAGCACCCGTTCTATCCATTTTATTTACAAATGCAATACGAGGTACCTTATATTTGTTTGCTTGACGCCATACTGTTTCTGATTGTGGTTGAACACCACCAACTGCACAGTAAACCATTACCGCACCATCAAGAACACGCATTGAACGTTCTACTTCGATAGTAAAGTCAACGTGTCCAGGAGTATCGATGATGTTAATACGGTGTTGATCGTATTGTTGAGACATACCTTGCCAGAAGGTTGTTGTCGCTGCTGATGTGATTGTGATTCCACGCTCTTGTTCTTGTTCCATCCAGTCCATCGTAGCTGCACCATCGTGCACCTCTCCGATTTTATGACTAAGACCTGTATAGAATAAGATACGCTCAGTTGTTGTTGTTTTACCAGCATCAATGTGAGCACTAATACCGATATTACGATATCTTTCAATCGGGGTTGTACGAGCCATACTATTTCCTAACTATTTTAAAATTTTTTATATAACAAGGCTTCATCGCATAATAATGTATGTGATGAAGCCTAAAAATAAAACGATTTCGCTATTACCAGCGGTAATGTGCAAACGCTTTATTCGCTTCAGCCATACGGTGTACGTCTTCACGTTTTTTCACCGATGTACCTTTATTTTCTGTTGCATCAGAAAGTTCGTTAGCTAAACGTAATGCCATAGATTTATCACCACGCTTACGTGCTGCATCTACGATCCAACGCATTGCTAGTGCATTACGACGCACTGGACGAACTTCAACTGGCACTTGATAAGTTGAACCACCCACACGACGAGATTTAACCTCAACCGTTGGACGCACATTTTCAAGTGCTTCTTCAAATGCTTCTAATGGGTCTTTACCTGTACGCTGTGCTAGCGTCTCTAAAGCACCATAAACGATTGTTTCAGCAATAGATTTTTTACCATCTACCATTAAAACATTAATAAATTTCGCAAGTAATTCTGATCCGAACTTAGGATCTGGAAGGATCTTGCGTTGTCCAATAACACGACGACGTGGCATTGCAAATTCTCCGTATAAATCTTCAGGATATCCAAAACTCTTTTGACTGGAGTTTCGTATAAATATAAATAACTAAATTAACGTTTGGCCTTACTTAACGGAGAACCATTAAGATTTAGGACGTTTAACGCCGTATTTAGAACGCGCTTGTTTACGATCTTTTACGCCAGCACAGTCAAGTGCTCCACGTACGGTGTGGTAACGCACACCTGGTAAGTCTTTAACACGACCACCACGGATAAGAACAACACTATGCTCTTGAAGGTTATGACCTTCACCACCGATATAAGAAGTTACTTCGTAACCATTTGTTAAACGAATACGACATACTTTACGTAATGCTGAATTCGGTTTTTTAGGTGTAGTTGTGTACACACGTGTACACACGCCACGTTTCTGCGGGCAAGCCTCTAATGCAGGAACGGTGCTTTTTACAACCTTTTTCACACGCGGTTTGCGTACTAATTGGTTGATAGTTGCCATTAAAAAACTCCAGTTTAAAATTAAATATTAATTAAAAATCCTTTTCTTACGAGAAAAGGACGTGTAATTCTATTGCTGTATTGCTCAATTGTCAAGAAATTCTAATAAATGCGAGAATAAATTAAACGATAAATCGTCCAACACCTAATTCGTCTTCCTTGCGAGTTCGCTCGATAATACTTTGTGGCGATTCAACCACTCGTAATCCCATTTCTTCTTCTGTTCGCACCACTTCACCTCGTAGGGAGTTTGTATAAACTTCAGTGATTTTAACATCAACGAATTTACCAATCATATCTGGTGAACCGCTAAAATTCACAATACGATTATTTTCAGTGCGTCCAGTGAGTTCCATTAAATCTTTTTTAGATGGTCCTTCAACTAAAATGCGTTGTTCAGTACCCAGCATCATCCGACTAAATTGTACCGCTTGGGTATTAATGCGATGCTGAAGACGATACAAACGCTCTTTTTTCTCTTCTTCACTTACGTTATCAGGCAAATCAGCTGCAGGCGTGCCTGGTCGAGGAGAGTAAATAAAACTAAAACTCATATCAAAATTTACTTGTTCAATGATTTTCATTGTATCTTCAAAATCTTTTGCTGTTTCACCAGGAAATCCCACAATAAAATCTGAACTAATTTGAATATTCGGACGAGCTTGACGTAATTTACGAATAATCGCTTTAAATTCTAACGCAGTATGATTACGCTTCATCATTGTTAAAATACGATCTGAACCACTTTGAATTGGCAAATGTAAGAAACTAACTAATTCAGGTGTATCACGATATACCTCAATAATATCATCACTAAATTCAATTGGGTGACTAGTTGTAAAGCGTAAACGATCAATGCCATCTATTGACGCAACTAAACGCAATAATTCTGCAAATGTACAAACCCCACCATCAAAGGTTGCACCACGATAAGCATTTACATTCTGACCTAATAAATTTACTTCACGTACACCTTGCTCTGCTAATTGAGCAATCTCAAAAAGGATATCATCAATAGGACGACTCACCTCTTCCCCACGCGTGTAAGGTACAACACAAAAAGAACAATATTTATTACACCCTTCCATAATAGAAACAAAAGCACTTGGTCCTTCTGCTCGAGGCTCTGGTAAATTGTCAAATTTTTCAATTTCAGGAAAACTAATATCAATAATCGGATTATTATTTTTTCCTCTTTGATTGAGCATTTCAGGTAAGCGATGCAAAGTCTGAGGACCAAAAATCATATCTACATAAGGTGCTCTTTTACGAATATGCTCCCCTTCTTGTGATGCCACGCAACCGCCAACACCAATCATTAAGTCAGGTTTATTCTTTTTTAGATTTTTCCAACGACCTAATTGGTGAAACACCTTTTCTTGTGCTTTTTCACGAATTGAACACGTATTTAAAAGCAAAACATCTGCTTCCTCAGCATTATCTGTGAGTTCAAATCCGTGTGTTTCGTTTAATAGGTCTGCCATTTTTGATGAATCATATTCATTCATTTGACAGCCCCATGTTTTAATATGTAATTTCTTTGCCATTATAAAATTTATCTAAGAATTAATCAGTTAAAATAAAAAAAGCGTAAGTAAGAGCTTATCCACGCTTTGAGGTGTAGCGGAGCATTCTACCTTTTTGTATGTTTTATCGCTAGTGTTTATTTTTAGTTTCACTAAAGGCACTATTTATTAGTCCCTTTACTATTAAACAAACCATTTATTAATCATCAAGTAATATATCAGCCTTTGAGCGTAATTTTTTCTTATTAAGAAACCTTTTCTCTCTATCAGTAAATTTTTCTTTTACTGCCACTTTAACGGCTTCTTTTTCTTCACTTTTAGGATCATCTTTTCTCCTAAACATTGTAATCAGTAAATAGCTAGAAAGTGCAATATTACCAATAATAATTATCCATTTAATAATTAATACTAATGCTAAATATTCAAGCATATTTTGTAATGTTAAAAACTCAATAAAATCTTCATAAATTGCATCAGCAAAAAAAGCAATCAATAATAAAAAGACGACAAGAGCTAAACGACGTCGTAATTTAAAAAGATAATACCAAATCAATGCTGATTTAAACTGCTTAAACATTTAAAATCCTTTAAACGAAGATATTAAGCCCTAGAGCAGCTAATGCGACTACTAAGGATTTTGATTTTAGATCTTCGGTAATTTTTCGTTCTTCATCAGCAATAATAATTTCTAATTCATCATCACTATAATCATCAAAAGTTTTATTACGCTCAGCAATTCTTGCTTTCGTTGCAATAATTGCTTTTTCTCGAATTTTTTTTGCGATTTTCTCTTTAGGATAATTCACCATTGAGCCCAATGAATCAATAATATTCATTCTTTACCCCACTAGATTAAAGAAAAATTAAACATTAAAGCGGAAATGCATTACATCACCATCTTTAACTATATACTCTTTACCTTCTAAACGCCATTTACCCGCCTCTTTGGCACCGTTTTCGCCTTTATATTGAATAAAGTCTTCATAAGCAACCACTTCGGCACGGATAAAGCCTTTTTCAAAGTCAGTGTGGATAACGGCAGCCGCTTTTGGAGCAGTTGCACCCACTGCCACTGTCCACGCACGCACTTCTTTTACACCTGCGGTAAAATAAGTTTGTAAATTTAGTAATGAATAACCTGCACGAATCACACGATCTAACCCTGCTTCTTCAATACCTAAATCTGCTAAGAATTCATCACGCTCATCGTCTTCAAGTTCTGCAATTTCAGATTCAATCGCCGCACAAACAGGTACCACAACCGCATTTTCTGTGGCTGCAATTTCACGTACTTTATCCAAATAAGGGTTATTTTCAAAACCATCTTCGTTCACGTTTGCGATATACATTGTTGGTTTTAACGTTAAGAAGTTATAACCTTTTATCGCAAATAGCTCATCTTTGTCTAAATCAATGCTACGAATCATTCCCGCTTCTGAAACCACTGGTAAGATTTTTTGCATAATTGATAATTCAAATTGTGCGTCTTTATCGCCACCTTTGGCACGTTTGTTTAAACGTTGAATTGCACGCTCACAGCTTTCTAAATCGGCTAATGCTAACTCAGTATTGATGATTTCAATATCTTCCGCTGGATCGATTTTTCCTGCAACGTGAACGATATCATCATTTTCAAAACAACGTACCACGTGTCCAATTGCGTCAGTTTCACGAATATTGGCTAAGAATTTATTTCCTAATCCTTCGCCTTTACTCGCCCCAGCCACTAAACCTGCGATATCCACAAATTCCATTGTGGTTGGTAATACTCGCTGTGGTTTTACAATTTCAGCCAACGCATCTAAGCGTGGATCTGGCATCGGTACAACACCAGTATTTGGTTCAATAGTACAAAACGGATAGTTTGCCGCTTCAATCCCTGCTTTTGTTAATGCGTTAAAAAGGGTTGATTTCCCTACATTTGGAAGACCGACAATCCCACACTTAAATCCCATAATTTTTCCTTACTTTTTGTAAATTTTTACTAAAATTTGACCGCTATTTACGGCGTTGCTTTAAACCCATTTAAACGGTTCATTGCTTTTTCTACGCCGTCTTTAAATAAAATTTCTACCGCACGAGTTGCCTCATCAACGGCTTCATCAATTAACTTTTGATCAGTTGGCGATGGTTTGCCTAACACATAATTAGACACCATATTTTTATCGCCGGGATGATCAATCCCAATACGCACACGGTAGAAATTTTTGCTATTGCCTAAACTGGCAATAATATCTTTCAAACCGTTATGCCCACCGTGTCCGCCACCTTGCTTGATTTTTGCCACGCCACAAGGTAAATCAAGTTCATCATGTGCGACTAAAATTTCTTCGGGTTGGATACGATAAAAATTCGCTAATGTCCCAACCGCTTTGCCACTTAAATTCATAAAAGTGGTTGGCACAAGCAATCGTACTTCGCCTTGTGAAGTATTGGTTTTCGCCACTTTTCCAAAAAATTTATTTTCTTCTTTTAAACTTGTATTAAATAAACGTGCAATTTCGTTGACTAGCCATTCTCCTGCATTATGACGAGTTCCTTCGTACTTCGTTCCTGGATTAGCCAAACCAACAATCAATTTAATTTTTGACACAGCATTCTCTTTGAATAATCAAACAAAGGTATATTGTAGGGAAAATAAGGGATTTTAACAAGGTGATTTAAATGTATATTAATTTGTAGGCACAGGGCACGCCTCGTGCCTACAATACTTATAAAAAGACGTATTTTTTATTTAGTTGCTAAAGAGGTAATAGTATCTACATAATGTTGAATAAATTCTTCAGTAGTTTTCACATCACTAAAACCTTCACCATTAATTTTATATTTATTATCCACAAAAAAAGCAGGAACCGCTTCTACCTTTAAGGTTTTCGCTAAATTTTCTTGTTTTGCCACCAAACCATTGATCGCAAAACTATTAATACCACCATCAAATTGCTTTTCAGACACACCATTTTCAACAAAAAGAGAGCGGATATCTTCCATTGAATTTATTTTCTTTTCTTGAACAGCGTTAAATAGCGGTATTTTTATACTATCTTCAACATTAAGCGCCATTGCTAATGCCCAAGCTCGGGTTAAATTTTCACCTTGAGGTCCATAGGTTAAATGGTATTGTGTTAACGGTATATTTTCAGGTAATTTTTCTTTAATAAGAGTCGGTATTTTATAGGTTATTTCAAAATTTTTACAATGTGGACAATAGAAAGAGAAAAACTCTACCACTTCTTTTTGAGTAACGGGAAGTTGACTTATTTCAACATACTCTTTGCCTAGTTTAGGTTCAAATGCAGTTGCATTAAACGAAACTAGACCAAGTAATACAATAGTACCTATCTTTAATAATTTTTTCATTTTAATTTATCCTAATAATTTGAGCTGTTGTTTGGACAATCTTAATCTTTTAAAATTCCACGCGCTTTTAATAACGCCGTTTTAAAATCTTCTTCGTAATCTTTTTTTATCCCTGGAATAACAGTGTCATTACTGGTTCCACGCATTTTTAATTGATAGATTAAGACTTCATCCGTTAAAGCAGAAAGATCGTCTGGTTTTCCCACTTCTTTTGCTAATTGTTTCAAAAAATCCAGTAAAGATAAATCAGGTTCTTTACGCCAATGATCACCTAATAATTCAATAATCTCATCCACTCGATGTGTTAGTTGATTGTTCATTTTCATCCTTTATTAGAAATAATTATGGCTTATCATATATTTTTAGTGAAAAATTTGCAAAATTTTATAAAAATCTACCCGCTTGGTATTTGGTTGTTAGTCAAAGTTGTTATATGATAAGCAAAACTTTTTAATTTTAATAGGTAGATAATAATGAATACAACCAGTACCTTTAATCGAGCTTGGTCACGAGTAATACTCAATGCTCTTTTGCGTTATGGTGTAAAACATTTTTGTATTGCACCAGGATCTCGTTCTACCCCTTTAACATTAGAAGCATTACATTTACAACAACAGCATTTGGCAAAGTGTCATACTCATTTTGATGAGCGAGGTTTAGGTTTTTTTGCACTAGGAATAACGAAAGTAACCAATGATCCTGTTGCCATTATTGTTACATCAGGTACAGCTGTAGCTAATTTATATCCTGCTATTATTGAAGCAAGTAAGACACATCATAAACTAATTATTTTATCCGCAGATAGACCTCCAGAGCTTATTGACTGTGGAGCCAACCAAGCGATTAATCAACAACATATTTTTGCGAATTATCCTATTGAAAATTTAAACCTACCAAAACCAAGCCATGATTATAGTGCAAACTGGTTGGTTTCTATGGTAGAAAAAGTCTGTTATGAACAAAAAAATAAAGCGGGAGTAATACATATTAACACCCCTTTCTCTGAACCTTTGTATGAGGCAAATGAAGACGAAATTGAAAATGATAGCTGGCTTTTATCAATTCAATCTTGGCTTACTCAATCTAATAAAAAATGGTTAGATCAACAAGATAGCCAAACAGATGTATTAATGCATAAAGATTGGGATTATTGGCGAGCAAAAAAAGGAGTAATTGTTGTAGGAAAACTTCCTACAGGGCAAGGTATTGGATTAAAAAACTGGGCTGAAACTCTAGGATGGTGTCTCATTTGTGATGTACAGTCTGCCGTTGATACAAATCTACCTTATGCAGATATTTGGCTTGCAAATAATACGGTTCAACAACGCTTATTACAGGCAGATATAGTGATACAATTTGGTTCTCAGATTGTTAGCAAAAGGGTTAATCGATTTCTAAACTTGTTTGAGGGAGAATTTTGGGTAGTGGATCAACACGCTGACTACCTCAATCAAAATGCAAAACCACAAACACGTTTTATCGCAAAATCACATCATTTTATTCGAGCTCATCCACCACTGCGTCAAAAAGCCTGGTTACTAGAACCATTAGCACTTTCTCAATTTTGTGATTCATTTATTAAAAAGCAAGTTGGCACTAACTTAAACGAAGCCTCCCTTGCTCATTATATTGAACAAGTATTACCTAAAAATGGACACCTTTTTGTTGGTAATAGCCTCTTTGTAAGATTGGTTGATGCTCTGTGTAAATTACCAGAAGGCTATTCGATTTATACAAATAGAGGTGCAAGTGGTATTGATGGTTTAATTGCAACAATGGCGGGCATCGCAATAGGGAGCGAGCAAGCAACTGTCGGCATTATTGGTGATATTTCTGCATTACACGATCTCAATTCTGTTGCTTTATTACGCCAAATTAATCACCCAACAATTTTATTTGTGATAAATAATAGCGGTGGAGCCATTTTTGATACCTTACCCGTTGATCCAAAAGTAAAAGCAGAATACTACCGAGCCTCACATCACTTTGAATTTTCACAAATAGCTACAATGTTTGGCA comes from the Pasteurella atlantica genome and includes:
- the tuf gene encoding elongation factor Tu, with product MSKQKFERTKPHVNVGTIGHVDHGKTTLTAAITTVLAKKTGGEARDFAQIDNAPEEKARGITINTSHVEYDTETRHYAHVDCPGHADYVKNMITGAAQMDGAILVVAATDGPMPQTREHILLGRQVGVPYIIVFLNKCDMVDDEELLELVEMEVRELLSDYDFPGDDTPIVRGSALKALEGEAEWEEKILELADHLDSYIPEPERAIDQPFLLPIEDVFSISGRGTVVTGRVERGIVRTGDEVEIVGIKDTTRTVVTGVEMFRKLLDEGRAGENVGALLRGTKREEIERGQVLAKPGSITPHTDFTSEVYVLSKDEGGRHTPFFKGYRPQFYFRTTDVTGTIELPEGVEMVMPGDNIQMVVSLIHPIAMDEGLRFAIREGGRTVGAGVVAKIVK
- the ychF gene encoding redox-regulated ATPase YchF: MGFKCGIVGLPNVGKSTLFNALTKAGIEAANYPFCTIEPNTGVVPMPDPRLDALAEIVKPQRVLPTTMEFVDIAGLVAGASKGEGLGNKFLANIRETDAIGHVVRCFENDDIVHVAGKIDPAEDIEIINTELALADLESCERAIQRLNKRAKGGDKDAQFELSIMQKILPVVSEAGMIRSIDLDKDELFAIKGYNFLTLKPTMYIANVNEDGFENNPYLDKVREIAATENAVVVPVCAAIESEIAELEDDERDEFLADLGIEEAGLDRVIRAGYSLLNLQTYFTAGVKEVRAWTVAVGATAPKAAAVIHTDFEKGFIRAEVVAYEDFIQYKGENGAKEAGKWRLEGKEYIVKDGDVMHFRFNV
- a CDS encoding tetratricopeptide repeat protein, translated to MKQWQKFKTLLSKHKLLSGLGTAVIVFILTLIFNPPTSEKEGSQVAEGGNITNVTGGNNVQIHQEITNNYNFTEEQVYEIRKKRIDQVLLEKENTVKELQEINTKLQSGAIKDNLLITLLKEKATRLEKENYRINNELKELKNTTAATYKQTIQLKQEIEKNLLTLQSKQPKAEIAQVLKELRNNPDTRKTEKDLDEIVESGAKEIAPAAYESGRLAENRVDYRKAMKAFTKAVILDENNPDYLLKAAQMATKVGDFDQAKQWFEKLIELTQHDTNSLDYANAQGGLAGVFYEQGKYDKAEPLYNRALVIREKALGENHPDVATTLNNLAALYYAQGEYAKAEPLYNRVLVIREKALGENHPDVATTLNNLALLYKAQGEYAKAEPLYKRSLAIKEKALGENHPSVATTLNNLALLYKKQGEYAKAEPLYKKALNILHKIFPKGHPDIDIIESNYEMLKNKK
- the miaB gene encoding tRNA (N6-isopentenyl adenosine(37)-C2)-methylthiotransferase MiaB translates to MAKKLHIKTWGCQMNEYDSSKMADLLNETHGFELTDNAEEADVLLLNTCSIREKAQEKVFHQLGRWKNLKKNKPDLMIGVGGCVASQEGEHIRKRAPYVDMIFGPQTLHRLPEMLNQRGKNNNPIIDISFPEIEKFDNLPEPRAEGPSAFVSIMEGCNKYCSFCVVPYTRGEEVSRPIDDILFEIAQLAEQGVREVNLLGQNVNAYRGATFDGGVCTFAELLRLVASIDGIDRLRFTTSHPIEFSDDIIEVYRDTPELVSFLHLPIQSGSDRILTMMKRNHTALEFKAIIRKLRQARPNIQISSDFIVGFPGETAKDFEDTMKIIEQVNFDMSFSFIYSPRPGTPAADLPDNVSEEEKKERLYRLQHRINTQAVQFSRMMLGTEQRILVEGPSKKDLMELTGRTENNRIVNFSGSPDMIGKFVDVKITEVYTNSLRGEVVRTEEEMGLRVVESPQSIIERTRKEDELGVGRFIV
- the rpsG gene encoding 30S ribosomal protein S7, which codes for MPRRRVIGQRKILPDPKFGSELLAKFINVLMVDGKKSIAETIVYGALETLAQRTGKDPLEAFEEALENVRPTVEVKSRRVGGSTYQVPVEVRPVRRNALAMRWIVDAARKRGDKSMALRLANELSDATENKGTSVKKREDVHRMAEANKAFAHYRW
- the fusA gene encoding elongation factor G — encoded protein: MARTTPIERYRNIGISAHIDAGKTTTTERILFYTGLSHKIGEVHDGAATMDWMEQEQERGITITSAATTTFWQGMSQQYDQHRINIIDTPGHVDFTIEVERSMRVLDGAVMVYCAVGGVQPQSETVWRQANKYKVPRIAFVNKMDRTGANFLRVVEQIKTRLGGEAITLQLPIGAEENFKGVVDLVKMKAINWNEEDMGMTFTYDDIPADMFEACEEWRGKLVEAAAESSDELMDKYFGGEELTEEEIKAGLRKRVLANEIILVTCGSAFKNKGVQAMLDAVIDYLPAPTEVPAIKGINLDETEGERNADDNEPFAALAFKIATDPFVGNLTFFRVYSGVVNSGDTVMNSVRQKRERFGRIVQMHSNKREEIKEVRAGDIAAAIGLKDVTTGDTLCDLNKPIILERMEFPEPVISVAVEPKTKADQEKMGLALGRLAQEDPSFRVHTDEESGETIISGMGELHLDIIVDRMRREFKVEANVGKPQVSYRETIRTRVNDVEGKHAKQSGGRGQYGHVVIDLYPLEAVEDGPGYEFINEIKGGVIPSEYIPAVDKGIQEQLKSGPLAGYPVVDIGVRLHFGSYHDVDSSELAFKLAASLAFKSAFGKAEPILLEPLMKVEVETPEEYMGDVIGDLNRRRGLVEGMDDTGLGKTVRAQVPLSEMFGYATDLRSQTQGRASYSMEPLKYAEAPRNIAEAIIEARKK
- the rpsL gene encoding 30S ribosomal protein S12; this translates as MATINQLVRKPRVKKVVKSTVPALEACPQKRGVCTRVYTTTPKKPNSALRKVCRIRLTNGYEVTSYIGGEGHNLQEHSVVLIRGGRVKDLPGVRYHTVRGALDCAGVKDRKQARSKYGVKRPKS